CTGCGAAAAAGACGCCCGTAGACAGGCCAAAGGTCATCGGCACCCCGCCCTACGAACCGCGCGGCGGACACGCAGAGCTTCCGGAAGTCTACTTGGCGCGACTTAGGGACGTCACGATCATTGGCGGCACGACGATAATTTCGCCAGAGCCGGGCGTGATTCTTTACGATGAGATCGCCCTCTCGTCCGGATTCCCCTACGGCAGCAGGACGCCCGCTCTTGAAATTCGCCCTGCCTTGAGTTGTTTTCCGTGCTCAGTGGGGCGCGTTGATAGGGCTGTTCACTTCTGCAAGGAAGGGCACTCAAATTATTTCCATTGGCTGACGGACTGCCTGCCGCGTTTGATGCTGACAGAACACGAACCCGATCTTCGGGGGTGGCCTCTGCTCGTCGATAGTGACGTCCCCCCTCAATGCATGGATGCGCTGCGAAGAGTCACATCGCGAGAAATTATCAACGTTCCTCATAAGGCATGCATAGAAGTTGGCGAGCTGGCCTTCCCTTCAGAACTGTCTGTGCTTCACGATCGTTATGAAGGAACGGTCGACTTGGAGCGAGACATTGTCCTCCGTCCTGAATCTCTTCTTTTTACCCGTGAAAAGCTCCTGGGGAAAAGGCGAGCAGAGCCACGCACGAAAATCTATGTCTCTCGTGCAAACGGGCGTTATCGAAAGCTGCTCAATGAGCAAGAGATCATCCGCCACGTAAAGCGCCGGGGATTCTCGATCGTTTCACCGGAAGAAATGACCTTGGACGAACAGATCGATATATTTTCCAACGCTTCCCACATCGTCGGCCCCACAGGGGCGGGGTTCGCCAATATGCTGTTTGCACCTCAAGGGTGCCAGGCGACGGTCCTCGTCGGTGATAACGCAAATACGAATTTGTATTTTTTGAACCAGATCGCCCACGCGTTTAGTATAGATCTCACCTACGTTGTCGGGTCAGAGGTCGCCGGGAGATTCATGCCTGCCGTGCACAACGACTACTCCGTCGATATCAGCCTGCTGGATCTGGCGATCGGGTAACGCGCCCCGGTGTCGTAGCTCCTAGGCCTGGACGCCGGCTATCGGCGCGCCGCAAGAGATGCGAGAACGGCCGGGCGTTTAGCTCCAATGAACCTCACGCCTGCCCTTCGGTCGTTCGCCGTTTTTCTTCGGTCAGTCGCGCAAATTCGCGCCGCATGTCTCTGTTCATGCGGGCCTGAAGCTGCCAGGCCCGCAACGGGTTTCTCCTGCGCTTTATCATCAACTCAGCGAAGCCGTAATCGAAGCCGTCAAGAATAACTTCAAGCTTCTTTAGCCGCCTGGTGATGGCGGCGGTCACGGCGTCTCGATCGCCGAGTCCTACACGCAGCGCGTCGGCACGTCTCTGATGAAGAGTGGAGATTTCCCTTGCCACCGCGGAGCGTCGCAGTTTGCGGTACTCCGCGAAGCTGGAAGGTTGCCGGTGATAAAAACTTGCGCCGGACCCGACCGTATAGGACACCAGCGGCAAATCTATATATGCAATTTTGCCTGTAAGTGCCGCCCGGAAGCCAAGGATGAGGTCTTCGTATGGGCCATCTTCCGGCAAGGGACCGAACTTATCAAACAGCGAGCGTCGCCATGCGCCTGTTGCGCCGACGTACAGACTCATCGAGGTAGCGCACTCCCGCAGATGCCAATCGCGCAGAAAGAGAATCGCTGGAGCGGCGCGTTCTAAAAAATCAACTCGGGCGTCTTCATCGCCTACGGGCTCTACACTTGAGTGCACGAGAACTACGTCGTCACGGCGGAAGGCTTGAAGAACTTTATCCGCCCTGTCAGGGCGCGAGATGTCGTCGGCGGCCGCTGCGATTATAGGGTCACCGCTCGACAGCTGAATGCACCGATTGAGATGCGCGCATATCCCAAGATTGCGTTCCGTCTGCTGGACCGTCACGAGGTGCGGGCCCCGATATCCGACCACGGCCTCTTGTATGCGGCTGAACGTTTGATCGTCCGAGCAATCGTCGGAAATGAAAATCTCGAGCGGATCGCCTGCCTGATTCAATACAGCTTGAACGGCGCTCTGCACGCAATCTTGCTGATTATAAGAAAGCAGGATGAAGGAGGCTTTGCGCATTCACGACCCGGGCTATCCATAAATTTGGGCTCGGCTAAAGAGACGACTGCCTGAATTCGCGGTCAACGGTATTCACCGCATCTATAACTGCCTGCTGCATTTCTCTGTCGAGAAACGGCCCCATAGGAAGACTCAAAACCTCTGCTGCCATTTGCCGGGCGATCGGAAGCTCCTCGGGCACACTTCCATATTCGGCGTATGCTATCTGCATATGCGGCGGGATCGGGTAATGGATCAGCGTACCGACTCCCAGTTCCGCCAGACGATGCTGAAGAAGGTCCCGCTTGTCGCTACGCACGACATACAGATGCCATGCGGACTCAACCCAACCGGGGGTCAGCGGCAGCTGCAAATCTGTGCTGGCAAGACCCGCATCGTATCGCCGCGCGATACCGCGACGATGTTCGGTCCAACGATCAAGGTGCCTAAGTTTGACCCGTAACACTGCAGCTTGCAATGGATCAAGGCGGGAGTTGGCGCCCTTTACTTCATGAACGTACTTCACCCGGCTGCCATAGTTGCGCAGCGTTTTAATTCGTTCCGCCACCGCATCATTGTTCGTCGTGATCGCGCCCGCATCCCCGACTGCACCCAAATTCTTTCCCGGATAGAAACTCCAACAAACGACATCGCCCTGAGCGCCGATGCGACGTCCCTTATAATTTGCGCCGTGCGCCTGTGCGGCATCTTCAATGACCTTCAGGCACTTCTCGCTTGCCAAGGAGAGGATAGGGTCAAGGTCCGCCGGCTGCCCGTACAAATGGACCGGAAGGATGGCCTTGGTACGAGACGTAATCTTCTCGCCGATCCGTCCGGGGTCCATGTTGTATGTTCGACAGTCAGGCTCAACAGCCACAGGGCGGGCTCCAACGGCCGACACCGCCAGCCATGTTGCGATATAGGTATTGGACGGCACCAAAACCTCGTCACCTGAGCCGACGTCCAGGGCGCGTAAGGCTAGCGTCAAAGCATCCAATCCGTTCGCCAAGCCCACCGCGGCTTTCGCGCCGCAGTAATCCGCCCACTCGCGCTCAAACAGTTCCACCTCTTCGCCGAGAATGTAAATACCGCTATCCATAACGCGAGCGATCGCCTCTGTGATTTCGTCACGAAGCGGCTCGCTGGTCAGCTTGAGATCGAGAAACGGAATCTTCACTGCGCGCGCTCGGCTGCCTTCAAAAACTCGCTGTAACTCCGATAGTAGTCGGCTTCGTCATAATACTCGGATGCGAGCACCATGCAGACCGCCCCTTGACTGAAGCTATCTATTTCGCGCCACACCAACCGGCTGATATGCAGTCCACGTCGCGGGTTTCGTAGCCAATATTCTCCCTGGGTCCGGCCATCATCAGTTTTGACGCGAAAACTTCCCGATAAGGCAAAAACGACCTGCTCCAATTGCTTGTGCGCGTGCCCGCCGCGTTCGGCGTCCACGGGCACATTGTACAGGAAATACACTCTTTTGATCGAAAACGGGACGTGACGCATCCCTTCCATGAAGGTCAGATCACCCCGGGGGTCCGATATCACCGGCAAGTCAATAAGAGTGGCACCCAAAGGAAATCTCCGAAGTGTCAATTGTCAGGACCCGAACGCCTCCGGGATCCCTGGGACGGGCGCCGTTCGTCTTTTTATGACGCGGCAATTTCGGTTGTCTATCACAAAGCGATCGGCAGGCATCTTTCATTCTGGGAGACGCCTGCCGATCCCCGACCTGTCGCAACTCACACGTCTGGACGAGGCGTATCGAGCGTGACGCTAGCGGCTCAGGGTTCACTCCCTCGGCCTTTGCCACGAACGCTTTCAGACGCTTGACGCACGCCAACGACTCGGATGGGTACGTTGAAGGCTTCGGGGGCGGCATGGAACAGATCAGGGCCTTGACGACGATCCGCTTCGTCGCGGCATTTTATGTGTTCCTTTTTCATATGCATGTGCATTTTGATCTGGGCTTCCGGGGTACCCTCGCGCGTTTCGTCAACAATGGTGCGGTCGGAATGACGATCTTTTTCGTCCTTTCCGGCTTTATCCTTGCGGTTACCTACGGTACGGACCTCAACGTCAGAAAGTTCGCGGTTCGCCGGGTAGCTCGCATCGTGCCGGTGTATACTCTTGCGGCGCTTCTGACATTGCCCTGGTTCTGGGGTCCCAAGACAGACACACTCACAGAGGCGACGGTCGTCGTCCTTGCGCACCTATTCATGGTGCAGGCATGGGACCGCGCGCTATTTCCGGTCTGGAATTTCTCCGCGAGCTGGTCGCTTTCCGCAGAGGCGTTCTTTTACCTCTGCTTCCCTGCTCTGCTTTGGATGCTGCGCAAGCGGAGCAATTCGGTCGTTTGGGCCATCCTGGCTATTGGCATTGCCGCATCACTTGTCCCCGCGGTCGCTTGGCACGTTTTTCATGCTGGCCGATCAGTCTATTCCGTGCCCATCTGGCGCTTTCCGGAGTTTATCAGCGGGGCATGCGCCGGCGTTTTATACGCGCGTGGAATGCGATTTGAGAATCCAGGCCGATGGGCTATTGCCGCGTTCACAATTTTTGTATGTATACTTTGTTGGGTAAAATCGGAGATTTATGTCGATCTGAACGTGATCGCGCTTCCCAGTATTTTGATCTTGCTCGCGACTATACCCGACTGTCGGATTCGAGCTCTCGAGAGCAACTCGGCTGTATTTCTTGGCAAGATAAGCTTCGCCGCTTACCTCCTGCAGACGCCACTTATCTTTGTAATCCGCGATCATAAAGCGACGCCGGACCTCGCTCTACTCATGGAGCACTCCGCGCCGTTCTTCGCGCTAGCGCTCGCCGTTCTTCTCGCAGCTTCCGCACTTGTTTTTCTTGCTGTGGAGGAACCGGCGCGTGCGGCACTTACGAAACGCTTCGAAGCAGCCAAGCGCGAGAAGCCGGACGCCAGCGCCGCTTCTTAACAAATCAACGGTCCCGATCATCCGTTCGGTCGAATGGACGATCTGCTGGCGTGCCTCACTTCACCCGCCACACCTTGAACACATCGCCGGCCGGCACGGGATCGAGCCCCGAAGGCACATCGCCTTTTTCCAGCGCCGTTCGCAGGCTGTCTTTGGGGAAAGCGACGGGAGAGGTGCCGCGGGCCGGGCACAGCATCACATAAACAACGCCGCGCGTTTTCAGCAGCGATACCGCGAACCCGGCAGGTGCAGCCCACAGATCGTGCGCCGTGGAAATGCCCTCGCCCATCCGGTGATAGGGAGCCGCCAGCGCGCTGTGCGGCGTATGCGCCAGGAGATGCGGCCCGGTGTCGATATCGGCGAGAACAAGGCCCGGAGTGACCGCGGCAAATTCCGCAAAGCTTGCGCTGGCCGTGCACAGCTTGCGGTCTGCGGAGGTCTCGGCCCGCTGCGATCCGGCGATAGCGGCGGCCGCAAAAGCGATCGGTGTCGGCGAAATGAGAAGCGCGGCGATCCCTGTCGCCACGAAGTTTCCGCCGATCCGCTTCGGCAAAAGAAGCGGGAACACTCCGGCGAGAAGCACTGCCGCAAACGCGCCGGCATAGGACAGCGAGCGCACGACAAAGAAGCCCGACAGCAGGGCCGCGATGAAAACGGCGACGACGAGAATGAAGGCGGGATCGCGAAGGAGCTTGCGCTCACGCACCACCGCAATTGCAAAAGCGATCAGGGCCAGCACCGGCGGTGCCATCAGCGTCGCGGCCAACGGCGGCCGGATTTTGTAGAAGTCCGGCCAGCTCATGACTTCGACGACATGGTCGAACCAGTCGGTTTTGAGGCGCGGCGCCATATGCGCGAAGGGGCCGGACGCGCAAGCGGGATCGAGGCCGAGATAAAAGGCGAGCGAGACGCCGCCCGCAGCAAGCACCGCGAAGAGGCGCAGCAAGCGTCCGCCTTTGACAAAACTTGCGAGCAGAAGGCCGAGCGATGCGGCCGCAAGACCGGCCAGAAGATTGACCGAAAGCATGTCACAGGCCGTTGCCGTCCAGAGCCGCGGCGGCGTCTGCGCAGCGAAAGCGATCAAAGCCGTCGCACCCAGAGCCAGCGCATAGCGGCGCGCGGCCTTTGCGTAGTGTGCGCCGTCGGCAAAGCGCAGGGCGATTTTCACGCCGCAGAGCGCGGCGAAGATGATCGCCTCAAGTCCGATGGCGAGAAGAAGCCCCGTCGCGATGCCGGCGAGCCAAGGCCCCCAGCGCGTTTCGAGATTGACCGCCCCGGCCAGCACCAGCATGGACAGCGCGATCTGCGCATTGTGATGATCGATCCTTCCCGGGCCGAACTGCATCTGCACCGGAACGGACGCGATGAAGATCGCGGCGGCCAGCACCGCGGCCGAACCGCCGAGACGGCGCGCAACCAGCGCCGCACCGAGCACAAGCGGAAACACCCAAAGCAGCGGCCAAACGAAGCGGAAGACGAGTTCGGCGGTCTCGGGCGACAAGAAGAGACCGAGTATCCCATCGAGAAGAGCCATCGCTCCATCGAGCAGGCGCGACCAGTGCATATCGAGACCTTCGGGCGGCTGAAGGCGGTCGATATGCGTGTCGAACCAGGCACGGCCGGACAAAAGATCGCGAACCATCGACAGGCGCAGCGCGTCGTCGGTGTCGCCGAGCGAGTCGGGCAGGCGGCTCCAGCCGCGCATCGCCTGGATCGTGGCGACGAGCAGCGTGGCGGCGAGCGCCACGCGCGCCGGACGCCCGGGCGATATAAGGTCCGGAACCGGCGACCAGTTCATCTGAAACTCCCCGCCGCCAACATGCCCGGCCCGGGTTCATGCCGGGTAAAGGTCCCGCGCCTGCGTGGAGTTACGCATCCTTTAGGCTTTTCGGGCCAATCTCCCGCCAGCCGTAACCCGAGTTCAATTCCGTGCCGCCAGCCGCCCTCACCAAGCCTGCTCCCGCGCGGCCGTCTTCCGCTATCGCTTTGCTGCAGCTGGTTTTTTCGTTCAATCTGACGCGCTTCCTCATGGTCGGCGGCGCCGGCCTCATCCTCGATGCCGGCCTGTTTTCGCTCCTGGCTTATGAAGGCGTTCCCGAGCCGCTCGCCCGCGCCGCCTCGCTCGGCGCCGCAACATTTTTGACCTGGCGGCTGAACCGCCGTTTCACATTCGGGGACAGCCACAGGCTCCAGCCCTTCGAAGGCAGCTGGTATGTCGCGGTGGCGCTGGGTGCCCAGGGCCTGTCCTATCTGATCTTCCTGACGCTGCGCGGCATCACACCGGATCTTCCGGCCCTCGGAGCGCTCCTGATCGGCGCGATCACTGCTACGGCCTTCTCCTATTCGGGCCAGCGCTTCCTGACATTCAGAGGACGCGTGCGCGCATGAACGCCGATATCGAAACGCTGATCATCGGCGCGGGACCTGCCGGTCTGACGGCCGGCTATCTTCTGACAAAGGAAGGCCGCGACGTTCTCATCATCGAGCGCGACGAGACATATGTCGGCGGCATTTCCCGCACCGTCGATTACAAGGGCTTCCTGTTCGATGTCGGCGGCCACCGCTTCTTCTCGAAGTCGAAGGAAGTCGTCGATCTGTGGCGCGAAATTCTGCCGGACGATTTTATCCAGCGGCCGCGCCTGTCGCGCATCTTCTATGGCGGCAAATTCTACTCCTACCCGCTGAAAGCGCGTGAGGCTCTGTTCAATCTCGGCATCATGAACAGCGTCGCCTGCGTCCTGTCCTATGCCTGGGCGCGCGTCCGCCCGGTGAAAGATCCGAAGACCTTCCACCAATGGGTCCGCAATCAGTTCGGCGAGCGCCTGTTCTCGATCTTCTTCCGCACCTACACGGAAAAGGTCTGGGGCATGTCCTGCGACGACATCTCGGCCGATTGGGCAGCGCAGCGCATCAAGGGCCTCGATCTTTTCTCGGCCATCAAGAACGCGCTCGGCTTTGGCGGCGGCGGCAAAGGCCAGATCAAGACGCTGATTCAGAGCTTCGATTATCCGCGCCGCGGCCCCGGCATGATGTGGGAGACCGCCGCAGACAAGATTCGCGCGAAGGGCGGCACAATTCTCATGGGTCGCACTTTGTCGGGCATGAGCTGGAACTCGGAACAGGGCATCTGGACGGTGAGCGTTTCCCTCGCCTCAGGCGAAATCGAAACCTTCACCGCGCGCAACGTCATTTCCTCGGCACCGATCCGCGAGCTTTCGACGGCGATGTCGCCGCGGCCCTTGAGCCTCTTCCATGCGCGCGAGCTGAAATACCGCGACTTCCTCACCGTCGCCTTGATCATCCGCTCGGAGACCGATCTCTTCCCGGACAACTGGATCTACATCCACGATCCGTCGGTAAAGGTCGGCCGCGTGCAGAACTTCCTGTCCTGGTCGCCCGACATGGTGCCGGCACCGGGCTATGCCTGTCTCGGCCTCGAATATTTCTGCTTCGAGGGCGACGGCCTCTGGTCGGCGGACGATCAGGATCTCGTCGCGCTGGCGAAAAAGGAAATCGGCCAGATCGGTCTTTGCGACCCGGACCTCATCGTCGATGCCTGCGTCGTGCGCCAGCCCAAGGCCTATCCGGTGTATGACGAAGAGTATCGCGACCACGTCATGGCGATCCGCCTCGACATGGAAGGCTCGTTCCCGACGCTGCACCTCGTCGGCCGTAACGGCATGCACAAATACAATAATCAGGACCACGCGATGATGACCGCGATGCTGACGGTCAAAAACATCCTCGCCGGCAAGCGCGTCTACGATGTCTGGGGTGTCAACGAAGACGCCGAATATTCGGAATCCGGCACGTCCGGCGAGCGCGCCGCGCTCGCGTCCGAACGCCTTGTTCCCGGCCGGGCCGCGTAAGCTTAGACCAAAGTCGCCCGTGGCCCTTAAGCCACATTGCTGCTTTAAGGAAATGCCCGGGGATTGCAGGGTACCACCTGCGACATGATCTTGCGGGCTAGCGCTCCGACAACGGACTTTCCATGCTCTCCTCTCTCCGCCTCTCGACTGCGGCTATCCTGCTGTTTTCATTCGCACTTCCGGCCACGGCGCAGGAAATGCCGGCGCTGCCGGTCTCGGTCGCAAAGGCCGTCAAACGACAGGTCGTCGATTGGGCGGAAATGCCCGGGCGGTTTGAAGCTGCAAATTATGTCGAGGTCCGCGCGCAAGTCGCCGGTGAGCTCGAGAGCGTCCACTTCGAAGACGGCCAGATCGTCAAACCGGGCGATCTTCTGTTCCGCATCGACTCGTCCCAGTTCAAGGCGGCCGCGGAAGCGGCGGAAGCGGCCATCCGCACCAATCAGACGCGGCTCGATCTCGCCGCCCAGGAACAGAAGCGCGGCCAGGAGCTGCGCGGCACCGGCAACATCCCCGAGTCGGTGTTCCAGCAGCGCAATCAGGCCTTCCTCGAGGCGCAGGCCAATCTCGACCAGTCGAAGGCCGAGTTCGAGCGCGCCCGCATCAGCCTTGGCTATACCGACATCACCGCGCCCATCTCCGGCAAAGTCGGCCGCAAGCTCGTTACCGAAGGCAATCTCGTCTCCGACGGCTCGGCCGGCACGCTGCTGACGACGATCGTCCAGTTCGATCCGGTCTATTTCTATTTCGACGTCGACGAGCAGAGCTTCCTGACCTATCAGCGCTCGCGCACCGGCGAGGCGCTGTCGCAGCATTATCAGCAGGTCTTCATTGCGCTGTCGGACGAAACGACCTTCACGCATCAGGCCAAGCTCGACTTCATCGCCAATCAGGTCGATCCCGCGACCGGCACGATCCGCGTGCGCGCGGTGATGCCCAATGCCGATCAGTTCGTAACGCCCGGCCTCTTCGGCCGCGTCAAACTGCAGACGCGCCCGCCCTATGAAGCGCTGGTTATTCCCGACGACGCGATCACACTCGACCAGACGCGCCGTATCGTCATGACGGTGAACAAGGACGGCGTCGTCGAGCCGAAAGAAATTCAGACCGGCCCGCGCATCGGGAAATTCCGCGTCGTGACCTCAGGGATCACCGAGAACGACACGCTGATCGTCAACGGCCTGATGCGCGCGCGTCCGGGCGGAAAGGTCGTGCCGACGCCGGTTGAGAT
Above is a window of Terrihabitans soli DNA encoding:
- a CDS encoding sugar 3,4-ketoisomerase translates to MGATLIDLPVISDPRGDLTFMEGMRHVPFSIKRVYFLYNVPVDAERGGHAHKQLEQVVFALSGSFRVKTDDGRTQGEYWLRNPRRGLHISRLVWREIDSFSQGAVCMVLASEYYDEADYYRSYSEFLKAAERAQ
- a CDS encoding DegT/DnrJ/EryC1/StrS family aminotransferase, with protein sequence MKIPFLDLKLTSEPLRDEITEAIARVMDSGIYILGEEVELFEREWADYCGAKAAVGLANGLDALTLALRALDVGSGDEVLVPSNTYIATWLAVSAVGARPVAVEPDCRTYNMDPGRIGEKITSRTKAILPVHLYGQPADLDPILSLASEKCLKVIEDAAQAHGANYKGRRIGAQGDVVCWSFYPGKNLGAVGDAGAITTNNDAVAERIKTLRNYGSRVKYVHEVKGANSRLDPLQAAVLRVKLRHLDRWTEHRRGIARRYDAGLASTDLQLPLTPGWVESAWHLYVVRSDKRDLLQHRLAELGVGTLIHYPIPPHMQIAYAEYGSVPEELPIARQMAAEVLSLPMGPFLDREMQQAVIDAVNTVDREFRQSSL
- a CDS encoding glycosyltransferase, whose translation is MRKASFILLSYNQQDCVQSAVQAVLNQAGDPLEIFISDDCSDDQTFSRIQEAVVGYRGPHLVTVQQTERNLGICAHLNRCIQLSSGDPIIAAAADDISRPDRADKVLQAFRRDDVVLVHSSVEPVGDEDARVDFLERAAPAILFLRDWHLRECATSMSLYVGATGAWRRSLFDKFGPLPEDGPYEDLILGFRAALTGKIAYIDLPLVSYTVGSGASFYHRQPSSFAEYRKLRRSAVAREISTLHQRRADALRVGLGDRDAVTAAITRRLKKLEVILDGFDYGFAELMIKRRRNPLRAWQLQARMNRDMRREFARLTEEKRRTTEGQA
- a CDS encoding efflux RND transporter periplasmic adaptor subunit encodes the protein MLSSLRLSTAAILLFSFALPATAQEMPALPVSVAKAVKRQVVDWAEMPGRFEAANYVEVRAQVAGELESVHFEDGQIVKPGDLLFRIDSSQFKAAAEAAEAAIRTNQTRLDLAAQEQKRGQELRGTGNIPESVFQQRNQAFLEAQANLDQSKAEFERARISLGYTDITAPISGKVGRKLVTEGNLVSDGSAGTLLTTIVQFDPVYFYFDVDEQSFLTYQRSRTGEALSQHYQQVFIALSDETTFTHQAKLDFIANQVDPATGTIRVRAVMPNADQFVTPGLFGRVKLQTRPPYEALVIPDDAITLDQTRRIVMTVNKDGVVEPKEIQTGPRIGKFRVVTSGITENDTLIVNGLMRARPGGKVVPTPVEIKVPDDLTRPDKIEN
- a CDS encoding GtrA family protein, translating into MPPAALTKPAPARPSSAIALLQLVFSFNLTRFLMVGGAGLILDAGLFSLLAYEGVPEPLARAASLGAATFLTWRLNRRFTFGDSHRLQPFEGSWYVAVALGAQGLSYLIFLTLRGITPDLPALGALLIGAITATAFSYSGQRFLTFRGRVRA
- a CDS encoding NAD(P)/FAD-dependent oxidoreductase, which gives rise to MNADIETLIIGAGPAGLTAGYLLTKEGRDVLIIERDETYVGGISRTVDYKGFLFDVGGHRFFSKSKEVVDLWREILPDDFIQRPRLSRIFYGGKFYSYPLKAREALFNLGIMNSVACVLSYAWARVRPVKDPKTFHQWVRNQFGERLFSIFFRTYTEKVWGMSCDDISADWAAQRIKGLDLFSAIKNALGFGGGGKGQIKTLIQSFDYPRRGPGMMWETAADKIRAKGGTILMGRTLSGMSWNSEQGIWTVSVSLASGEIETFTARNVISSAPIRELSTAMSPRPLSLFHARELKYRDFLTVALIIRSETDLFPDNWIYIHDPSVKVGRVQNFLSWSPDMVPAPGYACLGLEYFCFEGDGLWSADDQDLVALAKKEIGQIGLCDPDLIVDACVVRQPKAYPVYDEEYRDHVMAIRLDMEGSFPTLHLVGRNGMHKYNNQDHAMMTAMLTVKNILAGKRVYDVWGVNEDAEYSESGTSGERAALASERLVPGRAA
- a CDS encoding acyltransferase family protein, translating into MEQIRALTTIRFVAAFYVFLFHMHVHFDLGFRGTLARFVNNGAVGMTIFFVLSGFILAVTYGTDLNVRKFAVRRVARIVPVYTLAALLTLPWFWGPKTDTLTEATVVVLAHLFMVQAWDRALFPVWNFSASWSLSAEAFFYLCFPALLWMLRKRSNSVVWAILAIGIAASLVPAVAWHVFHAGRSVYSVPIWRFPEFISGACAGVLYARGMRFENPGRWAIAAFTIFVCILCWVKSEIYVDLNVIALPSILILLATIPDCRIRALESNSAVFLGKISFAAYLLQTPLIFVIRDHKATPDLALLMEHSAPFFALALAVLLAASALVFLAVEEPARAALTKRFEAAKREKPDASAAS
- a CDS encoding glycosyltransferase family 61 protein; this translates as MRKVRREFARIFRNSASFLERISRSVDPTLFWNGYSDPASRTGFVKVRSVRSWCFEHDLSYTVIAPAKKTPVDRPKVIGTPPYEPRGGHAELPEVYLARLRDVTIIGGTTIISPEPGVILYDEIALSSGFPYGSRTPALEIRPALSCFPCSVGRVDRAVHFCKEGHSNYFHWLTDCLPRLMLTEHEPDLRGWPLLVDSDVPPQCMDALRRVTSREIINVPHKACIEVGELAFPSELSVLHDRYEGTVDLERDIVLRPESLLFTREKLLGKRRAEPRTKIYVSRANGRYRKLLNEQEIIRHVKRRGFSIVSPEEMTLDEQIDIFSNASHIVGPTGAGFANMLFAPQGCQATVLVGDNANTNLYFLNQIAHAFSIDLTYVVGSEVAGRFMPAVHNDYSVDISLLDLAIG